In the genome of Nonlabens sp. MB-3u-79, one region contains:
- a CDS encoding Crp/Fnr family transcriptional regulator produces MNNKPFLEYINKIVNLTVEEETILLSKIVHRNYLKDQYITQQGDVCKTVNFIISGCTKTFYMDGEGQEHIVLFAIEDWWTSDLGSFITQTPADFNVQCIEHTELIQFTYKNLEELYKEIPKLERLFRKIVERAFVASQKRIIRNFSLSVKERYQIFKKTNPKIDQRVPQYMIASYLGVTKEFLSKIKSQIIQNQ; encoded by the coding sequence ATGAATAATAAACCATTTTTAGAATACATAAATAAGATTGTCAACTTAACTGTTGAAGAGGAAACCATTTTACTTTCCAAAATAGTTCATAGAAATTATCTCAAAGATCAATACATAACTCAACAAGGAGATGTCTGTAAAACTGTAAATTTCATTATCTCTGGATGCACAAAAACATTTTACATGGATGGAGAAGGGCAAGAACATATTGTGTTGTTTGCTATTGAAGATTGGTGGACCTCTGACTTAGGAAGTTTTATAACACAAACTCCTGCTGACTTTAACGTGCAATGTATAGAGCATACAGAGCTTATTCAATTTACTTATAAGAATCTTGAGGAGCTCTATAAAGAGATCCCTAAACTTGAACGTCTTTTTAGAAAGATCGTAGAACGTGCTTTTGTGGCTTCGCAAAAACGCATTATTAGAAATTTCAGTCTTAGTGTTAAAGAGCGTTACCAAATTTTTAAAAAGACCAATCCTAAAATTGATCAACGTGTTCCTCAATATATGATTGCTTCATATCTAGGTGTTACTAAAGAGTTTTTAAGTAAAATAAAGAGCCAAATCATACAAAACCAATAG
- a CDS encoding response regulator gives MAVDLRMKILLVERYSSTRKIVRDLLQRLGFTNVTVETDATGALSKLREGYNEPYSLVISNWSIEPVSGAELLQSIRADNKLKDTPFLMLLGQTNTNDVITSEKVDLYQSLVMPFNDVTLKTKLVAILGDF, from the coding sequence ATGGCAGTAGATCTAAGAATGAAAATTCTATTAGTTGAAAGATACAGCTCAACGCGTAAAATTGTAAGAGACCTTTTGCAGCGATTGGGATTTACTAATGTTACTGTAGAAACTGATGCCACGGGTGCATTGTCTAAACTCCGAGAAGGCTACAATGAACCTTATAGCTTGGTTATTTCTAACTGGAGCATAGAACCAGTGTCAGGCGCTGAATTATTACAATCAATTCGAGCAGACAACAAATTAAAAGACACTCCTTTTCTTATGCTTTTAGGTCAAACGAATACAAATGATGTAATTACATCTGAAAAAGTTGACCTTTATCAATCTCTTGTTATGCCTTTTAATGATGTAACGCTTAAAACAAAACTTGTTGCTATACTTGGTGATTTTTAG
- a CDS encoding serine hydrolase domain-containing protein — protein sequence MKKIHLLVAFLICSNYLGYTQQLESYDYSKSNREMIQYGVQAILTCNGLFTSNRTLEQIYDQELKYLKQPIGTAQGGDYMIDWDRKTVTIGSTEDTPVMRAVFREGIGSIILAPDQSFDIIDDLPIQSLPALTGDPTAIPWPEGDFVKKQKLPKYINADLLTGASKWSFERESPEQVTLSLIVVHKGQIIHERYADGIDLYTKTRTWSTAKSIAATLIGMLVDQGKMELDAPLGIEWLPKEATSENDPRANITLRNLLNMSSGLYTVDSRGMEYATGSGLSYWAGASSVNGARNRGLIRQPGTYWDYENYDTILAVLAMKNALGDDKTYIEFPRKALFDKIGMRNTFVSTDRFGDFIFSSQAYTNARDLARFGLLYEQNGLWNGERLLTQKWIDFVRTPAPSTAERGNFYGGQWWLVPDDRNDVPKDAYTTAGNRGQYVIVVPSHDLVIVRRGLDYGKQGFNEWDLTREILKAFPIDYKTAND from the coding sequence ATGAAAAAAATCCATCTACTCGTCGCTTTCCTAATATGTTCTAACTATCTAGGGTATACGCAGCAGTTAGAATCTTATGATTATTCAAAGTCTAATAGGGAAATGATTCAATACGGGGTTCAAGCAATTCTCACTTGTAATGGGCTTTTCACTTCTAACAGAACTCTTGAGCAAATCTACGATCAGGAGCTTAAATATCTAAAACAACCTATTGGAACGGCACAGGGTGGAGACTATATGATAGATTGGGATAGAAAAACGGTCACCATCGGTTCTACCGAAGATACTCCGGTGATGCGCGCAGTATTCAGAGAAGGAATTGGCAGTATCATTCTAGCACCAGACCAATCATTTGATATAATTGACGATCTTCCTATACAAAGCCTTCCTGCACTTACCGGCGATCCTACTGCTATACCTTGGCCTGAAGGTGATTTCGTGAAAAAGCAAAAGCTCCCAAAGTATATCAATGCAGATTTATTGACCGGAGCTTCAAAATGGTCATTTGAAAGGGAATCTCCTGAGCAAGTCACGCTCAGTTTGATTGTTGTTCACAAAGGTCAGATCATTCATGAAAGGTATGCAGATGGTATTGACCTGTACACCAAAACAAGAACATGGTCGACAGCCAAGAGTATTGCGGCGACCTTGATAGGTATGTTGGTAGATCAAGGAAAAATGGAACTAGATGCACCACTGGGAATTGAATGGCTCCCTAAGGAAGCAACTTCTGAAAATGATCCACGTGCAAATATCACATTAAGGAATCTATTAAACATGTCTAGTGGTCTCTATACGGTAGATAGTCGCGGTATGGAATATGCCACTGGGTCTGGGCTTTCCTATTGGGCAGGAGCAAGCTCCGTTAACGGAGCAAGAAATAGAGGGCTCATCAGACAACCAGGCACTTACTGGGACTATGAGAACTATGATACAATTCTAGCTGTGTTGGCGATGAAGAATGCCCTCGGTGATGATAAAACCTATATTGAATTCCCTAGGAAAGCTTTGTTTGACAAAATTGGAATGAGAAATACTTTCGTTAGCACCGACAGGTTTGGCGATTTTATTTTTAGCAGTCAGGCATATACTAACGCTAGGGATCTCGCCCGATTTGGTTTGCTTTATGAGCAAAATGGGCTTTGGAATGGAGAAAGGCTCCTCACTCAAAAATGGATAGACTTTGTAAGAACACCTGCACCTTCCACCGCAGAACGCGGCAATTTTTATGGAGGACAATGGTGGCTAGTTCCAGATGATCGTAATGACGTACCCAAAGATGCCTATACTACCGCTGGAAATCGGGGACAATATGTTATTGTAGTTCCTTCACATGATCTGGTAATCGTTAGAAGAGGTCTTGATTATGGCAAGCAAGGGTTCAATGAATGGGATCTGACAAGGGAAATATTGAAAGCATTCCCTATTGATTATAAAACTGCAAATGATTAA
- a CDS encoding PLD nuclease N-terminal domain-containing protein — translation MIYFVMMNPFLMKVILISMLLAFIPTLIALIDILKSRFNQNDKLVWIVVVLFFNLIGAIMYFTIGRKQKIKVELEK, via the coding sequence ATGATATATTTCGTAATGATGAATCCCTTTTTAATGAAAGTAATTTTAATATCAATGCTGTTAGCTTTTATACCGACTCTAATAGCTTTGATTGATATTTTAAAAAGTAGATTTAATCAGAATGATAAACTCGTATGGATAGTAGTAGTGCTGTTTTTTAACCTAATTGGAGCCATAATGTATTTTACAATTGGCCGAAAACAAAAAATAAAAGTTGAATTGGAAAAGTAA